Part of the Oxyura jamaicensis isolate SHBP4307 breed ruddy duck chromosome 28, BPBGC_Ojam_1.0, whole genome shotgun sequence genome, CCAGGAACCATCTTGTACAAGTTGAGCATCAAAATGCTGCCAAGGTGATGCAAAAAATCTACCTTTATGGCCAAATCCCCAAATGCTGAAGATTGTTCTAGCAACCAAGCCatttttcttgaattaaaaaaagaggggaggaggtgggaatGGGACAGAGGGCAATCCGAGAACTTTCACAATCGTTAGCAGCCTTACCGGAAGCACTTcgtatagaaaaaaaaaaatctgtgctgatGAATGGcagttttgagggaaaaaaataaaaaagaaaaattcaacatttagaaacaaaatccaCAAACATACAGAAGGATATTCCTTGAAGtttatagttttttaaaaaaacaaggaagactttaaactttttttttttagggatcTGGGAGAACacagactacttttttttttaaattaagccCATTGAAAACCCATCAATAAGTTTGAACACAAGGAAATTAGAAGTGCTTTACAGAATCACCGTCCATTGCCGTATCCAGGAAAGAGCTGAGTTAGAATGGTCTGCAGTGTTTCATTCACTTGCATGGTATAGTTTTTGCCAAGATCGTAGCGGCAGGCTGGACAACTGTACACATCAGCTTTGAAGGATCTATCCAAACAATCCTGGTGAAGGaccaaaaaataattagttaaGAAATACAGATGTGCACTTCAGCTCGTTCTACAAAGCCCTACTGGAGAATGAGGTGCCTTTTACATCTTAGTTCACCCAGATGTTGACAAGAGCTGAGAAAGGCCAAGAGCAACGCAAGGCTGGCTGTTGGAGAGAAAACGTCCTCCGTTACATGCAACACCACACGCTCTTCAACAGAGCACGTCAGTCACGGCAGCATTTAAGGATGGGGTAGAGATGTTAAAGACTGTCATAGCTTCCACAACAACACTCCACGTTAttccccagaaaacaaaacaaacccctgCACTTTGTAACACTGTCAAATCCGCCAGTGTCACCCAGCAGCATTACTCAGCCTGCAGAGCTCTCATCATCGTCTTTTCCAAGAACCAGGCAGTGGCAATACAACTGTGgaacttttctttaaagtgaACTTTCCTACGCCAGTGAACTTTCATCAAATCGTAAGTTTTCACATATCTAACTGAGTCCTGCTAAAACACTACcaggcagaaacaaacaaatctgcTTCACCACTTAAGAAGTCAGTTCAAGGCTCGACTGCTCAACAGAAGTCACAGCAACTGCTCACCTTGCACACGTTATGTTGGCATACAGTTGTGACCGGCCGAAACACAACCTCCTGACAGCAAATACACAAGAAAGCCTCTTCaactttatttagaaatttcTGTAAAGAGAACATTTGAATTAACTTATTGTTACTACGCTCTAAAAGGTAcataccccccaaaaaaacacacaaaaacatgaaatacaaaggATTATTTTAGACataggttttgctttttttcctttaaacaaagTTCAAcatagaaaagggaaaaaaaagtcacattaaCAAGTTCTTAACCTGTTCACTGCTCTCAAATAGTGCTTTAAGTTATGCTGTGGATgtctccattttaaaaaagtgcTGAAGTTCTGAGGCTATTTCTTTATGCAGTTGATATTTAGGAATAGTACAATAGTTAATTATCCCCATTTCAGGACTAAAAAGCATTATATACCGGTCCATCTTTGAGAGCATCTAGTACTTCATTCCACAGTTTTTCATTGGCTTCATCACTTTTTATAAGAGATTTTTGCTGAGATGTCAGCTTGTATGGCTCTACTTTAGTTTTCTTTGGAGTCCCTGTAGGAGAGTTAATgactttttcctcccctccacctgaaaaagaaggaacagtgacttcttaaacaacaacaaaaaaaaacaaacaaaaattattaaGTAGGTAAAATCCACAAAGACCTACGAGGCTTTCTATATCCACTTGCCTACTCCACAAACCTGctgatttccttttcctctttcctttccctgggGTATCAAACTCATCGTCTCcgttattttctttttctttatctttgttTGCGACAGCTTCCAAATACCCCTCAGGATActgcaggaaaacacagaacaaaaagcatcCAATGCAAACAGTGCCAATTCATAGACTTACAGACTATTGAAGGCTGGAAAGATGACCTCAGAGTTGCTCCAGGGGttatctgttttaaataatagaCCCCTGCTCTCCTAAGGTACTTTGACTGTAAAAATTCCATAcaagaaaatgagttttgtcCATTTAACCTCCTgatgtagaaagaaaacaacccaCGAGTGAAAACATGTGTGTCCTTCAGTCTAAAGGGGGACATCTTGATTCTTAGATTCTTACACAAGGCAAAGCAGATTAACCTCAGTAAGAATATATAAGAGAAAAATTCCTGCTAACCATCAAGTCAAAGGGAACCGTGGTGATGTTCCAAAAGTGTACCTGCATTGTTAGGCCAAGCTTTTTCATCCTGTCCTTTCCTTCTTTGGTCCAAGGAGCAGGTTCGTCGTCATCCCTCCTAAGTAAGTAACGCCACACCAAAAATCCAGATTTCCCTGTTTCGGGCCAGTATTTCACAACCTGAAGAAACAGCCAGGAGCAAGTCCACCAGATACTATTAAAGCTTCTTAGCCATAAGCAAGTTACCTTTCCCTACTTCAGTAAATTCAAATCCTTCTTACCTTATATATCCCATCATATCTGTTCCCTTCTACAGGAGCGTATTTGCTGTGTTTGCCTCCTTTCACATTCCTCACCACTCGGACTGGcttcccagctctccagtcCTTAGCTTCAGCTCCATTTTTGTCATTGATGGGGGCACTACAGTTCAGAGCCAGAGCTCTGCAAGAGAAAATCGATTCCATTTAGTGCATTTACCCAAAAACTCTTCAGAATCAGAGAGGGAACACAGTAAATCAGAGCTTGCATGGAATACTATTTTACTGAGCATCGCACTGGTACAGTCAGGTACCACTACTACAGCGAGTACCAGCGTACTGGCATTGTGCTGAACCCTAGAAATAAGGTAGCAAAAAAACCCTGGAAGCTACCACTGCCTATGGGAGCCCCTTCTGGGCCTAGTCTCATGAAAAAGCAGGTAGCCAGTCTTTTGCTACTTTGCCTTACATAGTAACACTTTCAAGTATCCAAGAACTAACACTAAGTAACACTAAGAACTCTGTGAGGTAGTATTCAAGTCTGTTGACTAGGGATCATGTTTTACATGCACTGATTATTCATTACATTACCCTAAATCAGTTGCATGGACCACCTCCTCCACTCAAATCCACACTTAGTGCAGGAGTAACAGCTTGGAATTACGAATGATCTGGTCTCCCAAGGTGACTCATACACCAGTGGCCGCCAAGGATTCAGGAAAGTAAGAAAGTTTCTATGCTATTTTACTACTCCCTTCCATGGATTTCAGTCACCATAGAATTGGAGTGATATTAGTCTcacctttttcatttaaagcacaCTGTAAGAAGCATTTCCAGTGGACAACAGATTGACAGCTGTTGTAAAACAACAGTTTTACAAATCAGTGTAacagatttcagagaaaaacaagtttttagGTCAGACTGCTAGTTATGAAGGTTCAGAACAGAGTGCAAGTGTTGCCAACCTGTTCATGTTGGTGAGTTTTTGATCACAAGACTGTTCCGCTGTACGTTTGTTTCCAGAAAGATCGCGACCTCCGCTCCCTGTATATGTGAAGGAATTTCCATGATCCTGAAACGTATATGGATGGTTGCAACATATTCACAAgagtaattaaataaaagagtATTTTAATCAGGTATCTTTAATATCGCGctctgaaagaaggaaaaatgacacCCACACACCCATTTAAGCCTCCCAGACTCGACTTGCCTGTCGTCCCCTCAAGTTTGCTAAGAGCAGAGGGGAAAGTCAGGGTGACAACTGTTGTCTTATCACACACCTTAACAGGAAGTGTCTGATACAAAATGTAAGAAGTCTACACAATAATTTGGTTCTCAGACATAAATAATCAGGGTTTACTTACTATATCATCTTCATAGCCTCCTGCCAGAACCAAGGAATAAGCACCATCATTACTTCTGCCATGTATACCTGCTACGTGGGGCCTGTGAACACCAGATTCGctcacctggaaaaaaaagagaaagaaaaaacaatccaaGAGTTTGCTGGGCAGTAAATGAGCAGTGTGATCAATCACTGGTCTCGGAACTAAACCAATTAATACTAAATACtactttgcatttgttttgcatatATTACAGGATGAAACTGTGTCCTCACCACCACCATCCAAACGGCTCCCCATAaaggaaatacacatttttcaaaaataagcagTTGGATCCTCCAGTGAATTAAACACCTGGATATACTTGGTGATGTGAATTTAAGTTCTTCTCATCTAGACCGCTTTTTAACAAGCTCCAGGAATTTTAGAGTAATGTAGGtactaaaatgaaatacttgtaTAAGGCAATTGGTCTTGAAAGACTTTCACGTCAGTCTTGAAGAACAAAGGCTGGATAGCTCAGGGCTCCCCGCCCCACACTCTTACAGGATGAGAAAACTTTAATACATCTAGTTACTTGGGACAGTCTTACCAGCAGAAAAATTGGGAGATAATACACATCTCCAAGGCAAAATACTGGAAATGTATGTTTGGTTTGGAGCTTGAGTCACCAAGAaagcacaaaggagaaaaacacttgaaatgcCTGAACAATACGACATTAGTTATGGAACACTTGATAGAGACAAAGCCagaattctttcctttctgcacttACATATCCAGTGACATACACTTCACTATTAACTGCTTCAGGTTTCACATCTAATACTTGGATCGTTCCCATTTCGCTTTACAGTGGCTGAGGGCAGGATTCAGCTTCATACCTGGACTCTGAATTTCCACATGGTGCCAACCGGAATCCCAGGAATTGGTCCATAGTGGTTAGAGGGGACAATGGTGCATTCCTTTGTGCGGCCAACACATGCCATACCCTATTTCAAGAAGGAGACCAGTCAGCCAGGAATTACAAGGAACACACACCAACACTGTTCTTCAACATAAAAACTGCTTTAACTGACCTTGCCCCAGTCCCTCCGCGAGGACGAATTAGCAGATGccatcttttgtttcttcttactttcttttaatttctctccgGCTAAAACCACCTCACTTGCATCATTTCGACATTCAGGGCAATACCTAAAGTCACAAATCAATAAGAATTAACAAGCAGCAAAGccttaaattaaaaagagaattttctcAGTTAACCGAGTTATGATACTACAATTTCCCCATATGAAACTGGACAGGACGCTGAAGCAACTCTCCATACTGGAACTAGATCTGTATTAGTGATTGTCCTTGCATCATTTCCTAAATCACTGCAGAGGTCAGGAAATACTTATCATAAAATTCATTGTATGAAATGCTGACACAGGATACAGGACCTAAGCAGCATATTTTGACATAGATACAGATATAGGTGAAGGCATATCTTTTATATATGTCTATACTTGTATTTAtggcaatatatatatgtatggaaTCAGCATGtgtaatttatataaaaatgtacatgTCACAAGCCTACTATGATGATTGGGGACTGGGGAATACCCATAAAAACCACTACACCAGTTAAGTTTACTGGCATCAGGTTTACATTTGGTTTATAGGCATCTGTACTCCCATTTGCATAAGCACCTACATCCCAaaactatgcaaaaaaaaataaaaagcttgcaAGCCACCAGCTTTCTGGCCTAAAACATGCTCTCCCTAGACTCGAGAGAAGTTATGAAGCCGTATTTAACGACAAAACCAACACTCAGACCACCGGTAACGGTAGCGTACCTCTCTTCACCTCGTACAGCCACGATACCGCCACCTA contains:
- the UHRF1 gene encoding E3 ubiquitin-protein ligase UHRF1, with amino-acid sequence MWIQVRTMDGRETHRVDSLSKLTKVEGLRQRIHQVFGVEPHRQRLFYRGKQMEDGHSLFDYSVGLNDIVQLLVRQSPAVLPAVSKEKDSELSDTDSGCGSGQSESDKSSHNGEGAMELEGQPSTAAQPDWTDPGFGLYKINDLVDARDMNMGAWFEAQVVNVTRKKAANDSCADPDQQTTIPEEDVIYHVKYEDYPENGVVELSSNDVRARARTILKWHQLEVGQVVMVNYNPDEPKERGFWYDAEILQKRETKMIKEINAKILLGDAGDSLNDCTITFVDEIYKIEEPGSACPISASPLKRQNGPVCKACKDNPNKTCRICACYICGGKQDPDKQLMCDECDMAFHIYCLNPPLSSIPDDEDWYCPECRNDASEVVLAGEKLKESKKKQKMASANSSSRRDWGKGMACVGRTKECTIVPSNHYGPIPGIPVGTMWKFRVQVSESGVHRPHVAGIHGRSNDGAYSLVLAGGYEDDIDHGNSFTYTGSGGRDLSGNKRTAEQSCDQKLTNMNRALALNCSAPINDKNGAEAKDWRAGKPVRVVRNVKGGKHSKYAPVEGNRYDGIYKVVKYWPETGKSGFLVWRYLLRRDDDEPAPWTKEGKDRMKKLGLTMQYPEGYLEAVANKDKEKENNGDDEFDTPGKGKRKRKSAGGGEEKVINSPTGTPKKTKVEPYKLTSQQKSLIKSDEANEKLWNEVLDALKDGPKFLNKVEEAFLCICCQEVVFRPVTTVCQHNVCKDCLDRSFKADVYSCPACRYDLGKNYTMQVNETLQTILTQLFPGYGNGR